AGAAGCAGGGTGGATACCAGCGAGGCGGCTACAGGAATCAGAACCAGAGCAACTACTGAGCTTTGAACGTGTGGATTTCAGTTTTGCCACCTGAACTAGTCTTCATTCCATAACAACATCAACAGCTTGAGTTTGTGCTTGGCACTTGGCTGCATCCTGATCTGCTTACCCAAACTGTTTCCATCTGTCTGAAGCAGCTGAAAGACACATTGTGTGATTGCTCTTTTTTCCAGTACTACCAACTTCTACTGACAGAAAATAGAACCGTTGCAGTGTGGCAGTACAGTCAGGCGTCAGTCCGACTTGTCAAGTATTATTGACTTAAATTtatcaaataaacaataatgaaataaattttgtcagatttatttgtttgaccCACGTTCAGTACaaagcattattttatttttatttaaacaaaaaataaaatcgacTCAAGCTCTTAGTGTCAGACTCCTGATCAGAAATCATTAACATGAGGTCACACCATCCACCTGGCTTCAGTCTTATCAGTACTGGCCTGGGAAATGGCCTCAGGGTAGTTTACATTTGTCCACAAACTAGagttaagaaaaataaaaagcattttctaCTCATGACACTAAAATGTATTTAGTTTGACTCTTATTTGATCACATTTGTCAACACAACATGGAGGCACGTGATTGAATGAAACACCTTCACAAATATTTGCATTGCTACATGTACATGTAGCAATGCCTCCCttatcaaaaaaagaaaaaaaaatcttgttgaTAATGTTTTGTTGAGGAAAAACTCAACTGAAGTAAATCCATCTAGAAATCTAGATCACAGATGATGCTTCCACTTCCAGTGGTTTCACAGCCAGGTTTACACAAACACGCTGGCTCTAATTCCTCTCCTGTTCCCTCGGTGCTGGTGGTGTGTTAGCTGCCTCCTCTCAGTCTCACTCTCCGGCTGAGTTCTCTCCTCAGAAGGTCCCTCTCTTTTCTGATTCCCTGCAGCACTGTGCGATTCTCTTGAGCCCGTCGCACCAGGTACGGGAGTGTGTCTTCCACTGAGCCGTACGGCACTGACTTATACACGGCATAACCCTCCTTAGCTGAAGGGAAAAAGATGCTCAGAATGAGTCTAGGTTAAATTGAACATATTAAAGGAAAAGGCAGCACTTTCAATGCATTAATGATTCAGGAGGAGATGGCTGTGTGAACATATAGATATTGacgtcatttcattttcaacagagaggaagatgggtcatgtaaatgtaaagaatGAGGGTGCTGCTCACCCAGTGTGAGGGAGACGTGATCACACATGCCCAGCAGCTggccaaaacacacagagcccCCGTCTTTGTCTATCCCGAGCTCTCCCATTCTGAAGATGATATGCACAATATATACATGACACCGTATGGCTAAAGGCCCTCAGTGTGGGTTATGAAACAAAAGCATGTATCTCCTATAATAACATTGTTGTTGGGtagttaaaaaacacaataaagactCATAATTAATGCCACTGAGAAAAAGCTACACGTTGCAATAACTGTGCTGCCGTTATTACCCACAGTGCAATGTGATCAGCAACAGTTTGTCCAAAGATCTGGGTGACGATCACGGTACGATTTAACAAATTTGGAACCTTTTTGACAGTGTTTACAGGGTAAAGAGTTATTTACCCACAGATGCCCTCAAGTCATTGATTTTTGCTCTGGTCTTAAGTGGGAAAGCAATTCAgtaaaaaggatttaaaaaaaaaggtctttgcAACCTCTAAGGTCAGATTCCGCCAAAGTTAAATCCTACATGGAGCATTTACACGGATTAAAATCTGCAAAACTTTCAGATGATGGAGTTTCCATCAGAGTGAATCAGTTCTGCTGCAAGACACGTGTTATGCTTCAAGTGCGTATGCTACTTTTTACTACCGGTATCTAACTGTTAACgaattaaataacaaaagagATATTTTGATAAAGCGGCCACCACTGGTagatgtacaccgatcagccacaacattaaaaccccctCAACACcagaaggtccacgtccattctctgatgagtcacaactgttttggaggcacaagggagacctacacaatgttaggaaggtggttttaatgttgtggctgatcagtgtaagtaTCCCAAGCCAAAAGGGCTGGGAGCCATGATACACAGCAGGAGGTTAGTAAAACTATGAATTTTGTATATGTGTACAGCTGCATGTTCCCCTTCACATAATAACATTAGGTAGCCTAACCGTTCAGCAGCTCGCCTCACTGACTCCTCGTTGTGAGTGGCGACTATGATCCTGTAGCGCTCAGGTTTCTGGGATATGACTTCCAGCATCACATCCAGGGAGCCGTTgtagctgcacaaacacaaacacaaaggcatgTCACTGTGGTCAAGATGTAGATTCGTTTGGTTGTTTGGAGATTTGCCGTTGACTTGCGTGCATGTACCCGCCGTCAGACCCACCTGTCATTGGTGTCCTCCCAGCACCGGTGGACTGGGTCGTGGCGACCTTCTTTCTCTGCTAGCTTTCTTTCCTTGTCCATGTAGGCCCCTCTCACCAGCTTGACGCCCAGACAGAAACCCTCGCTCTTGGACAGATGCAGAGCTTCTAACAGCAGAGACCTGGACTCCTGAACAAGGCAGAGAGAGGAGTAGCCTACTCtatctggtaaaaaaaatacctcattttaaagaaacacatgtaTTAACTGTAGCATAGCATAAATGCtctgacactttaaaaaaacaaacaaaagagaaattatGACAATTGCCTTCAGGTAACATTGATAGGTGTTCCAGATCCAGGCGCCATCTTTGTTAAACTTCTTCATCATCGCCATGGTGACAAGAGAGAGGGCAGGGTTCATGTAGGTGTACTCGGCATCAACCAGGACTCGAACTTTGTTCACACTTGCCTAAAAAACAATCGATCTTTACATTAAACTTGTAGCAGGACTCATTAAAATATCTTCTTtgaatttaatgaatgaatgaagtaacATCTGCACCTCAGCTATTTTGTTGAGTCTCCGCAGACCACACAGGAAGTGGGTCATCTCCTTTTCATCCAAACCAGGGAACGTGATTGGCTGAAAGAATAAATATCAGAAACAGCTTCACCATAATGACTGTATACGCACATGCTGTAGAGGTATTTGGTGGATTGCAGCCTCACCTCTCCATCCATTGCTCTGACGAGGAGATTCAGATCATACGGTTGTTGAGCGATGAGGGTTGTGAGTTTTAcctgtgaccaaaaaaaaacaaaaaaccagaGAGAGTAGATAGTGAAATACGgtgcaggagggagggaagaggtgGGGGTGCGGGTTCAAAACCAACTGGGGACACCAGCAtgtgttttcttatcttttattCCCACATACTGCGTCTGAACATTTGGACGCGAACCAAATTCATCACA
This window of the Mugil cephalus isolate CIBA_MC_2020 chromosome 16, CIBA_Mcephalus_1.1, whole genome shotgun sequence genome carries:
- the prodh2 gene encoding hydroxyproline dehydrogenase, which translates into the protein MMLCSRLRPSLPHLLSMRLVGTVASRTVAVKQPPLLSATLAFEDPSAFRVKSFGELIRALGIFHFCSFPVLVNNCGKLMSVARTLLGRRGFSLLLRPTVYAQFVAGENESEISRSMEKMSLLGLRPMLAVPIEEDLGESTGEKRYEDNMEAMLECVRMSHSNAWSKDPMMQLKITALLSPELCVKLTTLIAQQPYDLNLLVRAMDGEPITFPGLDEKEMTHFLCGLRRLNKIAEASVNKVRVLVDAEYTYMNPALSLVTMAMMKKFNKDGAWIWNTYQCYLKESRSLLLEALHLSKSEGFCLGVKLVRGAYMDKERKLAEKEGRHDPVHRCWEDTNDSYNGSLDVMLEVISQKPERYRIIVATHNEESVRRAAERMGELGIDKDGGSVCFGQLLGMCDHVSLTLAKEGYAVYKSVPYGSVEDTLPYLVRRAQENRTVLQGIRKERDLLRRELSRRVRLRGGS